The following proteins are encoded in a genomic region of Brachypodium distachyon strain Bd21 chromosome 1, Brachypodium_distachyon_v3.0, whole genome shotgun sequence:
- the LOC100835136 gene encoding probable Xaa-Pro aminopeptidase P translates to MAIEAARLSPSLAAAAFLGRRALPATHFTRRLPLLLLSRASASSSGGDGRAVALPSSELRKRRSSASATGEDSKLGAIRRLFVRPDIAIDAYIVPSQDAHQSEFIAECFMRRTYLTGFTGSAGTAVVTKNNAAFWTDGRYFLQAEKELSHEWTLMRSGNHGVPTTIEWLNDVLPSGCRIGIDPFLFSFDAAEELKDAIANKNHELIMISDFNLVDEIWGESRPEPPKEPVRVHDIKYAGIDVPSKLSYVRSELAENGCESVVISMLDEIAWLLNMRGSDVPHSPVFYSYLIVEMSTATLFVDRNKVSEDVLEHLEKAGVTLKPYNAILSSVERLAEKGAKLWLDSSSVNAAIASVFRSSCDRYRKKTGKTGRQIGKDTSSDELTSKSHVQNGALNGLYKVSPVTLAKSIKNNAEIRGMKNSHLRDAAALAEFWCWLEEEVRKTVALTEVQVAEKLLEFRQKQDGFIETSFDTISGYGANGAIIHYRPTPDSCSSVGSDNLFLLDSGAQYIDGTTDITRTVHFGEPSQRQKECFTRVLQGHIALDQAVFPERTPGFVLDVLARSSLWKIGLDYRHGTGHGVGAALNVHEGPQSISYRYGNLTALQKGMIVSNEPGYYEDNSFGIRIENLVLVKEVNLANSFGGISYLGFEKLTFVPIQSNLIDLSLLSPSEINWVNEYHEQVWEKVSPMLSGDPRDWLWKNTRPL, encoded by the exons ATGGCGATCGAAGCCGCGCGCCTCTCCCCTtcactcgccgccgccgccttcctcggcCGCCGGGCTCTCCCAGCTACCCATTTCACCCGCCGCCtaccgctcctcctcctttcccGCGCcagcgcttcctcctccggcgggGACGGCCGCGCCGTTGCCCTCCCCTCTTCGGAGCTCCGCAAGCGCCGCAGCTCGGCATCCGCCACCGGAGAGGACAGTAAGCTGGGAGCGATCCGCCGGCTCTTCGTGCGGCCGGACATCGCTATCGACGCCTACATCGTCCCCTCGCAGGACGCCCACCAG AGTGAATTCATTGCGGAATGCTTCATGAGACGTACCTACCTGACTGGGTTTACTGGTAGTGCTGGTACAGCTGTGGTCACCAAAAATAATGCTGCGTTTTGGACCGATGGCCGGTATTTTCTCCAG GCCGAGAAGGAATTGAGCCATGAGTGGACACTCATGCGGAGTGGAAATCATGGTGTTCCAACCACTATTGAGTGGTTGAATGATGTCTTACCATCTGGTTGCCGAATTGGTATTGACCCG TTTCTTTTCTCATTTGACGCTGCTGAGGAATTGAAGGATGCTATTgccaacaagaatcatgaGTTAATTATGATTAGTGATTTTAACCTTGTTGATGAGATATGGGGAGAATCAAGGCCAGAGCCCCCAAAAGAACCTGTTAGGGTGCATGACATCAAATATGCTGGTATTGATGTGCCATCAAAATTGTCTTATGTTAGATCAGAGCTTGCTGAAAATGGGTGCGAATCTGTGGTTATTTCAATGCTTGATGAAATTGCCTGGTTGTTGAACATG AGAGGAAGTGACGTTCCACATTCACCTGTGTTCTATAGTTACTTGATTGTGGAGATGAGCACTGCTACCTTATTCGTAGATAGAAACAAAGTATCTGAAGATGTTCTGGAGCACCTCGAGAAGGCTGGAGTAACACTAAAACCATACAATGCAATTTTATCCTCTGTAGAAAG ATTGGCAGAGAAGGGTGCAAAGCTGTGgttggattcttcaagtgTGAATGCCGCCATAGCTAGTGTATTTAGATCTAGTTGTGACAGATACAGGAAAAAGACAGGAAAGACAGGGAGACAAATAGGAAAAGACACATCTTCAGATGAGCTAACCTCCAAAAGCCATGTTCAGAATGGTGCATTAAATGGTCTGTACAAAGTTTCACCAGTGACCCTTGCCAAATCTATTAAAAATAATGCAGAAATCAGAGGAATGAAGAACTCGCACCTAAG AGATGCTGCCGCTTTAGCAGAATTCTGGTGCTGGCTAGAGGAGGAAGTTCGTAAAACTGTGGCTCTTACAGAAGTTCAAGTTGCAGAAAAGCTTCTTGAATTTCGGCAAAAGCAAGATGGCTTTATAGAGACAAGCTTTGACACTATAAGTG GTTATGGTGCAAATGGTGCTATAATACACTACAGACCAACTCCAGATAGCTGCAGCTCTGTTGGAAGCGACAATCTCTTTTTGTTAGATAGTGGTGCTCAATATATTGATGGAACGACTGACATAACAAGGACAGTTCATTTTGGTGAGCCTTCCCAGAGGCAGAAGGAATGCTTCACCAGGGTTTTGCAG GGCCATATAGCTCTCGACCAGGCAGTATTTCCAGAGAGAACTCCTGGCTTTGTGCTAGATGTTCTGGCACGCTCGTCTCTCTGGAAAATTGGACTTGATTATAGACATG GCACAGGTCATGGAGTTGGAGCTGCACTTAATGTCCACGAGGGCCCACAGAGCATAAGCTATCGATATGGAAATTTGACAGCTTTACAAAAAGGCATGATTGTCAGCAATGAACCTGGTTATTATGAAGACAATTCATTTGGCATCCGAATAGAG AATCTAGTTCTGGTGAAGGAGGTTAATTTAGCAAATTCTTTTGGTGGCATTTCATACCTTGGGTTTGAGAAACTCACTTTTGTTCCAATTCAG